The proteins below come from a single Yamadazyma tenuis chromosome 5, complete sequence genomic window:
- the STE50 gene encoding Adaptor for signal transduction (COG:S; EggNog:ENOG503Q3M2; BUSCO:EOG09263CAC) — translation MSVLHSSNDSFLQWDPAQVSIYINSVSADDSNTIGEYFLENNIEGSLLPFITTEHLKELGIEKLSTRLLIKNKITELTNAHYEKNPPKSYNDPDYRLSNININNNYVNFECLTLSSILMKDMIKKLAVTVQQHRSATSSPTTEQDIKKLNENFTRLKSDLIPVIRLLKDSKPLPTPTLDPGPVGQNLDSPTYSISSNHSTNSNTLIETFQDAGFLNNSQSNSNRNSNPIPSPTQSNRFSSGSLLSLGTGKIASSGGAVGHPVEQAKSSTPRPRLVESKSTNAASTSILNIPKTLRKHSASTSSASTPSVPTLTSTHPQSQPPPQQLQQQPPVANNEPLKQLRASSEDSCLKILQQAMKRHHIPRGDWSKYVLVICYGDKERILKLAEKPVPIFKELQELGKHPAIMLRQLADTKTADTNSNEMYEDSRIGDDIPGGTL, via the coding sequence ATGTCTGTGCTCCACTCCTCCAATGACTCGTTTCTACAATGGGATCCAGCCCAGGTGTCCATCTACATCAATTCCGTAAGCGCCGATGACTCCAACACTATCGGAGAGTactttttggaaaacaacATTGAGGGATCCTTATTGCctttcatcaccaccgaGCACCTCAAGGAGCTTGGAATAGAAAAGTTGTCGACTAGGctcttgatcaaaaataaaatcaCCGAACTCACAAATGCCCACTACGAGAAGAACCCCCCCAAGTCGTATAATGACCCTGATTACCGACTCAgcaacatcaacatcaacaacaactatGTCAATTTTGAGTGTTTGACTTTGTCGAGtatattgatgaaagatATGATAAAAAAACTAGCAGTGACAGTCCAACAGCACCGATCAGCTACCTCTTCGCCTACGACCGAACAGGACATCAAAAAGCTCAATGAGAACTTCACGAGGTTGAAGAGTGACTTGATCCCGGTGATCCGCCTTTTGAAAGACTCCAAACCGCTTCCCACCCCAACTCTAGACCCTGGTCCCGtgggtcagaacttggATTCCCCCACCTACTCCATTTCAAGTAACCATTCCACCAACAGCAACACATTGATCGAGACGTTCCAGGACGCCgggttcttgaacaatagCCAACTGAACTCGAACCGAAATTCCAATCCCATCCCCAGTCCCACGCAATCCAATCGTTTTTCTTCCGGCTCTCTTTTGTCGCTTGGAACTGGCAAAATCGCCCTGTCGGGAGGTGCTGTGGGCCACCCCGTGGAACAAGCGAAACTGAGCACACCACGGCCCCGGCTCGTGGAGAGTAAGTCCACCAATGCTGCATCTACATCAATACTAAACATCCCCAAGACCCTTCGAAAACACTCGGCTCTGACCAGCTCTGCATCCACGCCATCGGTACCAACACTCACCAGCACGCATCCACAGCTGCAACCCCCACCAcaacagcttcaacaacaacctCCTGTTGCAAACAATGAGCCGTTGAAACAATTGAGAGCATCTTCCGAAGACTCATGTCtcaagattcttcaacaagccATGAAAAGACATCACATTCCTCGGGGTGACTGGTCCAAGTATGTATTAGTTATTTGTTATGGTGACAAGGAACGgatattgaagttggccGAAAAACCGGTTCCTATCTTCAAAGAGCTTCAGGAGCTTGGTAAGCACCCAGCCAT
- a CDS encoding uncharacterized protein (COG:S; EggNog:ENOG503P03V) encodes MPIVGTVHSYAFNKVAFEFNGHNPSHSAKNVLLFIGGLTNGLLGVHYLPKLAEKVNTVDHDGDWVLVQGILSSAWSGWGQSSLKTDNEEIGQIVSYLRSENGGNRQKIVLMGHSTGCQDTLRYLCDFSYSKEFDESMEIDGGILQAPVSDREAIQEWYGSEYLEKLVKECYDEYISKGLQEQTLPVKFSKVAFDTPITAYRFYSLYSRYGDDDFFSSYIDDEGFAKTFGKVKKPLLALYGSKDPCAPKDLDIQALVSRWQKVTNPKVWSPLSKVLVGANHEVEDPDACLELIETVSKFISSL; translated from the coding sequence ATGCCAATAGTTGGAACCGTTCATCTGTACGCATTCAACAAAGTGGCATTTGAGTTCAATGGACACAATCCCTCGCATTCCGCCAAAAACGTCCTTCTCTTTATCGGTGGCCTCACCAACGGTTTATTAGGGGTGCATTACCTTCCTAAACTTGCAGAAAAAGTCAACACCGTTGACCATGATGGTGACTGGGTATTAGTTCAAGGGATTTTGTCGTCCGCCTGGAGCGGATGGGGCCAGAGCTCGTTGAAAACAGATAACGAAGAAATCGGTCAAATTGTATCATATTTGAGATCTGAAAACGGCGGGAACAGACAAAAGATCGTGTTAATGGGCCATTCCACCGGGTGTCAGGACACTTTACGGTACTTGTGTGACTTTTCTTACAGTAAGGAGTTTGACGAGTCGATGGAAATAGATGGAGGTATTCTTCAGGCTCCGGTATCTGATAGAGAAGCCATACAAGAATGGTATGGTTCCGAGTaccttgaaaaattggtgAAGGAGTGTTATGACGAGTACATTTCCAAAGGGTTGCAAGAACAGACTTTACCAGTGAAGTTCAGCAAGGTCGCGTTCGACACTCCCATCACTGCTTATAGGTTCTACTCGTTATACCTGAGGTAtggagatgatgatttcttctccTCGTACATCGACGATGAAGGGTTTGCAAAGACTTTTGGCAAGGTGAAAAAGCCCTTGTTGGCATTATATGGGTCCAAAGATCCATGTGCACCCAAGGATCTCGACATACAAGCTTTGGTGTCTCGGTGGCAGAAGGTAACGAATCCAAAGGTTTGGAGTCCTTTAAGCAAAGTGTTGGTGGGGGCAAACCATGAGGTGGAAGATCCAGATGCATGTTTAGAATTGATAGAGACGGTGTCCAAGTTCATTAGTTCTTTGTGA
- a CDS encoding uncharacterized protein (COG:U; EggNog:ENOG503NU95) — MKQEYTTSYIADGVQFNWNVFPSTRLEAKQLSSPIGCLYTPLHKRSHNLLAIPSTDEHAIKCDACECVINPFVKIDRANKMWWCPYCEGKSYLPEAYVLPESSSSESWPVELRQSSSTIDYKLPNDVAIASEYHPNYVFVIDGYQHVDEIDKQQTSFTSMKKSVCEAIESLPNGAYVAIVSYDENVYLHKPLEGATVAITDDDVLGTNNELDQSVKRKKVSLFNPTAIGKVLGKLGLANSTLGWGLKACDLIERSFLVQLTNSNKAVVSNYIKSIKPKFTDSYKPPRATGLALYTVSVVLSRASYKGFIGKVILFAGGPCTSFPGNIIDTSHSKNLRSHHDIANLNVAEFVPSSKFYKTLALVGSGLSFEAAHSCISKSSKKESEFELDINQPKWSFDLYSGSLDQVGIYEMKDLSSHTMGSIYLFDSFDNRQFHTELMNSFRASKVYNSTLTVRTSPGLKVSRLIGPGHCLPSSYQAEKYYTLHHEKISDHLSSFDSSSKKKNFTNRWCFNELTPHNSCAIIFDPETVGSTTSLSEGGIKEMFIQFQLKYLDPIENVWKLRVTNITKKTTLYYLAANKVKMSNNTYKLVNTKSSIIKEEKLLESFDQFAFIVIFTRLILDKIDSILGFEEFDSVIGSIDKVLIRLLHYFGGISLNQAYLSGSNPYSNLLDDIVQKYTINENFKELPSLTYYLRRNPQLIRIFNSSPDETAFYHHWFMNVESDISLTMIKPKMYSLFEGNISEISLDAQNVLSAPPDCFIVMDSVFSIIIYKNDLSLRLHHSSNLHLIDDNHDSIEEVMTFIKTLGDRRLQPKYVITQKNHSQSRFLLARLNPAEDIESKLEGISINEPKGFLAKLFGSKGQSQQRSYSSLLTDDISLNEYYTGLIETIKKFSDDQDS; from the coding sequence ATGAAACAAGAGTACACAACATCGTACATCGCTGATGGAGTCCAGTTCAACTGGAATGTGTTCCCATCGACTAGACTAGAAGCTAAACAGCTTCTGTCCCCAATCGGATGCCTATACACCCCTCTTCATAAAAGATCTCACAACCTTCTTGCTATCCCATCCACCGATGAACATGCCATCAAATGTGATGCCTGTGAGTGTGTCATCAATCCGTTCGTGAAGATCGATAGAGCAAACAAGATGTGGTGGTGTCCTTATTGTGAGGGCAAGAGTTACTTACCGGAAGCGTATGTGTTACCAGAATCAAGTAGTTCAGAGCTGTGGCCGGTTGAGCTTCGACagtcttcttcaacaattgaTTACAAGTTGCCTAACGATGTTGCTATTGCTTCAGAATACCATCCAAACTATGTGTTTGTCATCGATGGTTATCAACATGTGGATGAGATCGACAAGCAACAAACTTCCTTTACTAGTATGAAAAAGTCCGTTTGTGAAGCAATAGAGAGCCTTCCAAATGGAGCTTATGTGGCAATTGTTTCGTATGATGAGAATGTATACCTCCACAAACCACTTGAAGGAGCAACTGTCGCTATCACAGATGACGATGTTCTAGGCACAAACAATGAACTAGATCAGTCTGTGAAACGGAAAAAAGTCCTGTTATTCAACCCTACTGCCATAGGGAAAGTCTTGGGAAAATTGGGCTTGGCGAATCTGACATTGGGCTGGGGGTTAAAGGCATGCGATTTAATCGAACGTCTGTTTCTTGTTCAGTTGACCAACTCAAACAAAGCGGTAGTCTCAAACTAtatcaagtccatcaagCCCAAATTCACAGACTCATACAAACCTCCCAGAGCAACAGGGTTGGCGTTATACACGGTGTCTGTAGTGCTCTCGAGGGCTTCATATAAAGGATTTATTGGGAAAGTCATATTGTTTGCGGGTGGGCCTTGTACCAGTTTTCCTGGGAACATCATCGACACTTCCCATAGTAAGAACCTACGAAGTCATCACGATATCGCCAACTTGAACGTTGCAGAGTTTGTTCCTTCTCTGAAATTCTATAAAACTTTAGCACTTGTTGGTAGTGGCCTTTCGTTTGAAGCTGCACATTCCTGTATTTCTAAGTCTTCAAAAAAGGAGTCTGAATTTGAATTGGATATAAATCAGCCAAAATGGTCATTTGATTTGTATTCAGGATCTTTGGACCAAGTAGGAATCTATGAGATGAAAGACTTATCACTGCACACCATGGGAAGCATATATTTATTTGATTCATTTGATAATAGGCAATTCCACACCGAATTGATGAACTCTTTTAGAGCTTCCAAGGTGTACAATTCGACGCTAACAGTCAGAACGTCTCCCGGATTGAAGGTTTCTCGATTAATAGGGCCAGGTCATTgtcttccttcttcttacCAGGCAGAGAAGTATTATACTTTACACCATGAAAAGATCTCTGATCACTTGAGTAGTTTTGACTCGAgttccaagaagaagaactttacgaatcggtggtgtttcaacgagttgacACCCCACAATTCGTGTGCAATAATATTTGACCCCGAGACTGTGGgatcaacaacaagcttGAGTGAAGGTGGTATTAAGGAAATGTTTATACAGTTCCAGCTTAAATACTTGGATCCGATTGAAAACGTTTGGAAATTAAGAGTTACAAACATCACAAAAAAGACCACATTATATtatttggctgcaaataaaGTCAAAATGAGCAACAACACTTATAAATTGGTAAACACCAAGAGCTCAATTATCAAAGAGGAAAAGCTACTTGAAAGTTTTGACCAGTTTGCCTTTATTGTCATCTTCACCAggttgattttggacaAGATAGACAGCATTTTAGGGTTTGAGGAGTTTGATAGCGTTATAGGGAGTATTGATAAAGTGTTGATCAGGCTACTTCACTATTTTGGGGGCATCTCCCTCAACCAAGCATATTTATCAGGAAGCAATCCATACCTGAATCTTCTCGATGATATCGTTCAAAAGTATACGATCAATGAGAACTTTAAAGAACTACCTTCTTTGACGTATTACTTGAGGAGAAATCCTCAGTTGATCCGAATTTTCAATTCGCTGCCAGATGAAACAGCATTCTACCACCATTGGTTTATGAATGTGGAAAGTGATATCTCGTTGACAATGATTAAACCGAAGATGTACCTGCTCTTTGAAGGGAACATATCTGAAATCAGCTTGGATGCCCAGAATGTGTTGAGTGCTCCTCCAGATTGTTTCATCGTCATGGACTCAGTTTTCAGTATTATCATCTACAAGAACGATTTGTCATTGAGGTTACACCATTCCAGTAATTTGCACTTAATTGACGACAACCACGATTCCATTGAAGAGGTGATGACATTTATCAAAACCCTTGGAGACAGACGGTTGCAACCTAAATATGTGATTACCCAGAAGAACCATTCACAGTCAAGATTCTTATTGGCCCGATTGAATCCTGCTGAGGACATAGAATCAAAACTTGAGGGGATTAGTATTAACGAACCGAAAGGGTTCTTGGCTAAGCTATTTGGAAGCAAGGGCCAGTCACAGCAACGGTCTTATTCTTCATTATTAACAGATGACATAAGTCTAAATGAGTACTACACGGGATTGATCGAGACAATAAAGAAGTTCCTGGACGATCAAGACTCGTGA
- a CDS encoding alpha-ketoglutarate-dependent sulfonate dioxygenase (COG:E; EggNog:ENOG503NTVZ): protein MSSAAAAVRKFQIQNNHITLSEEEIAKSNFKDFIPSWEQNKTYPPLEFFQHHDRGTFADPELPNLLPKDGDYTKKSITPKLGTEIDGVQLSQLTDEGKDELALLVAQRGLLVFRNQDFTDHGPKFAVEFGKYYGPLHIHPVSGAPIGYPELHIAYRNKDYANQGNYFKNKTNSIAWHTDVSYELQPPGITFFSVLEGPESGGDTAFADTIEAYERLSPEFKGILDGLYVEHSSVEQASFVENSGPIKSRRDPVKNIHPLIRVHPVTGKKILYVNPQFSRRIIGFKEEESKALLAFLYDHIANSHDLQARAHYEANTVVIWDNRRVVHTAVNDWDDTDATRIAVRITPQAERPIADLKDLNKEDKNRLADA from the coding sequence ATGTCGTCAGCAGCTGCCGCCGTAAGGAAattccaaatccaaaacaACCATATCACTTtgagtgaagaagaaattgccAAAAGcaacttcaaagattttATTCCATCGTGGGAACAGAACAAAACTTACCCACCATTGGAAtttttccaacaccatGATAGAGGTACATTTGCGGACCCAGAATTACCTAACTTATTACCAAAGGATGGCGACTATACGAAGAAAAGTATTACGCCTAAATTGGGAACTGAAATTGACGGTGTTCAGTTATCTCAATTGACCGATGAAGGTAAAGACGAATTAGCACTTTTGGTGGCTCAAAGAGGGTTATTGGTGTTCAGAAACCAGGACTTCACCGATCACGGTCCCAAGTTTGCAGTGGAATTTGGTAAGTACTATGGACCACTTCATATCCACCCAGTTTCCGGTGCCCCAATCGGGTACCCTGAGTTACACATTGCCTATAGAAACAAGGACTACGCCAACCAGGGGAACTACTTTAAAAACAAAACCAATAGTATTGCTTGGCACACAGATGTTAGCTACGAGTTGCAACCTCCTGGAATCACTTTTTTCAGCGTGTTAGAAGGTCCTGAGTCTGGTGGTGATACTGCTTTTGCTGACACCATCGAAGCGTATGAGAGATTGTCTCCCGAATTCAAAGGAATTTTGGATGGCTTATATGTGGAACACTCCTCAGTAGAACAGGCTAGCTTTGTAGAAAACTCAGGGCCAATCAAGTCAAGAAGAGATCCGGTTAAGAATATTCACCCACTTATTAGAGTTCATCCTGTTACCGgaaagaagattttgtaTGTCAATCCTCAATTCTCGAGAAGAATTATTGGATTCAAAGAAGAGGAGTCAAAGGCCTTGTTAGCTTTCCTTTACGACCATATCGCTAACTCCCATGACTTGCAGGCCCGTGCCCACTATGAAGCAAACACTGTTGTGATCTGGGACAACAGAAGAGTTGTTCACACTGCCGTTAACGACTGGGATGACACCGATGCAACCCGTATTGCAGTAAGGATCACCCCTCAGGCCGAGAGACCCATTGCAGATctcaaggacttgaacaaagaagacaaaaacAGACTTGCTGATGCTTGA
- the LOC1 gene encoding 60S ribosomal subunit assembly/export protein (EggNog:ENOG503P1SC; COG:A) — translation MAGKQTKTAKRANSQNKTRSVESEVTTDSHARNLLESQPKLTPKSVKRQLSKQAIKKQQAKIRLYGAKNGKEYNESQLKIPLLNKAVMPGVKVKSGKKGKKFVDEKNPNVLNLLVKTINDKYDKVNESKLEKARRLEEIRELKRKEMDKKEQEKKSKLENKKNEIKSKANVARANRRKNAKISAENEDSASSTKKKSVSFA, via the coding sequence ATGGCAGGAAAACAGACAAAGACCGCTAAAAGAGCCAACTCCCAGAACAAGACTAGAAGTGTGGAATCTGAGGTCACGACAGATTCTCATGCCAGAAACCTCTTGGAGTCTCAGCCCAAGTTAACCCCCAAATCTGTTAAAAGACAGTTATCCAAGCAGGCTATCAAGAAGCAACAAGCAAAAATAAGGCTTTACGGTGCTAAAAATGGGAAAGAGTACAACGAGAGTCAATTGAAAATACctttgttgaacaaggcTGTCATGCCTGGTGTTAAAGTCAAGTCAGGAAAAAAAGGAAAGaagtttgttgatgaaaagaacCCCAATGTCCTCAACTTATTAGTCAAGACCATCAATGACAAATACGACAAAGTTAATGAAAGTAAATTGGAGAAGGCTAGaagattggaagaaatcagagagttgaagagaaaggaAATGGACAAGAAAGAGcaagaaaagaaaagtaAGTTGGAGAACAAAAAAAATGAGATCAAGAGTAAGGCTAATGTTGCCAGAGCtaacagaagaaagaacGCCAAGATCTCCGCCGAGAACGAAGATTCTGCTCTGTcgaccaagaagaagagtgTTTCCTTTGCCTAA
- the MRD1 gene encoding Multiple RNA-binding domain-containing protein 1 (MEROPS:MER0015472; COG:A; EggNog:ENOG503NU06) — MSRLIVKGLPQYLTEDKLKSHFDKHGDVSDIKLMKKRNGESRRFAFIGYKSPSDAESAVTYFNNSFIDTARISVEVAKSFADPTVPMSMKDQRKQQYERLMVREERLLQQEEERKLKKQRIIRSKVDDQIEKNPQLKEFVQAMKPSSQTKSWANDDLADGSGGPSVKALEEALAKQDQNDREVPSFETMSDTKVKENESDAEYDDFAPKGTEVDEDDEVMMPLNTFNKELPEKEMIPNEEDEIAKDEKVTDLEWLQQRRIRMIENRENQIESKPEEKHDSAKAPSRTKPSVDPEVETHTNHVQKINETGRLFIRNISYTSTEEEFRELFASYGNLEEVHVAIDTRTGKSKGFVYIQFTNPEDAVKAYEVLDKEIFQGRLLHILPAEKKKDHRMDEFDLQNLPLKKQRELKKKAQAAKTQFSWNALYMNQDAILESVAAKMGVAKSQLINAQSSDSAVKQALAEAHVIGDVRKYFESKGVDLMSFNKKERDDKVILVKNFSFGTTLQELGEMFSQYGEVKRMLMPPAGTIAIVEFRDAPSARSAFTKLAYKRSGKSILYLEKGPKDLFTREATEQEAVEVKEESTAVEAKVSAKDILMEETKPQDDEEVVAETDGPTVSVFVKNLNFSTTTEQLAKIFKSLPGFAVALVKTKPDAKNPNSTLSMGFGFVEFRTKEDANKAISLMDGHVLDGHKLQLKLSNRTGATSGKKTKGGKKSTKIIIKNLPFEATRKDIIELFGAFGQIKSARVPKKFDRSARGFAFVEFSLLKEAENAMNQLEGVHLLGRRLVMDYAEKAAEDADAEIERMTSKVKQQYATQQLAAQRLAGQGKKLDLDEDEASEGVQGAKYHRDSDNFWANKDFKGYGEFWFNRDMNKYHNYRGYKNPSDGDGKRHWGVHESDESAGSGNHWRTRENYPYSFRGYGYENHWAERGGGFVWGTKGGFGRHWGQGTHKFGNHCDFWNRWLFRAQNRAYRHSAHRGNSLHGSKMMRLFGRFSPSRGLRLLKFKHQRRQQRRDSSTWSRYNKHYGNSNWDRLKGPALFTLAFCVGTTLGVPLLMKFTPLGILTRNPSWLIYSIIAANGLVFLMWKNPNFITFMSRYGLLVKDKMYSNWSLLGSAFSHQSFMHIFVNMFVLQSFGTSLCAMLGATNFLVMYLNSAVIASFVSILVPTLMRTSLAVGSLGASGAVFSVVGAFSYLIPKAPIALFFIPVPGGAWFAFLGAIAYNAAGLFFRWGAYDYAAHLGGSMAGVAYGWYYTKKMREQRARARTIRPRGF, encoded by the exons ATGTCTCGTTTGATAGTGAAAGGATTGCCACAATATTTGACTGAGGATAAGTTGAAGCTGCATTTCGACAAGCACGGAGATGTGTCggacatcaagttgatgaagaagagaaacGGGGAATCCCGGAGATTTGCATTCATTGGATACAAGTCTCCTAGCGATGCCGAATCAGCAGTAACCTATTTCAATAATTCTTTCATAGACACCGCCAGGATCAGTGTGGAGGTAGCCAAATCATTTGCTGATCCCACAGTGCCTATGTCGATGAAAGACCAGAGAAAACAGCAATATGAAAGATTAATGGTcagagaagaaagattaTTACAGCAAGAGGAAGAGAGAAAGCtcaagaaacaaagaaTAATCAGATCAAAGGTCGACGACCAGATCGAGAAGAACCCccagttgaaggagtttGTGCAGGCTATGAAACCTTCGAGCCAAACCAAATCGTGGGCAAATGACGATTTGGCTGATGGTTCTGGAGGTCCATCGGTGAAAGCTTTGGAGGAGGCATTGGCCAAACAAGACCAAAATGACCGTGAAGTCCCTTCTTTTGAGACTATGAGTGATACCAAGGTCAAGGAAAACGAAAGTGATGCTGAATATGATGACTTTGCACCTAAGGGAACTGAGGTagatgaagacgacgagGTAATGATGCCTTTGAACACTTTTAACAAAGAGTTACCAGAAAAAGAGATGATTCcaaatgaagaagatgaaattgcAAAAGACGAAAAGGTCACTGATCTTGAATGGCtccaacaaagaagaatccgGATGATAGAAAATAGAGAGAACCAGATAGAGTCCAAGCCCGAAGAAAAGCATGATTCTGCCAAGGCACCCTCAAGAACCAAACCTTCAGTTGATCCTGAAGTTGAAACTCATACGAACCACGTCCAAAAAATCAATGAGACGGGCCGTTTGTTCATAAGAAACATCTCGTACACATccactgaagaagagtttcGTGAATTATTTGCATCTTACGGAAACCTTGAAGAGGTTCATGTTGCTATAGACACAAGAACGGGGAAATCCAAGGGATTTGTGTATATTCAGTTCACTAATCCCGAAGATGCTGTAAAAGCCTACGAAGTGCTAGACAAAGAGATTTTCCAAGGAAGATTGTTGCATATCTTGCCGgcagaaaagaaaaaagatCATAGAATGGACGAGTTTGACTTGCAAAACTTGCCGTTAAAGAAGCAAAGAGaattaaagaagaaggccCAGGCCGCCAAAACCCAGTTCAGCTGGAATGCATTATATATGAACCAAGATGCTATATTGGAGTCTGTTGCTGCTAAAATGGGAGTTGCTAAGAGCCAGTTGATCAATGCTCAAAGCTCTGATTCCGCAGTAAAGCAAGCCTTGGCAGAAGCCCATGTTATCGGAGATGTTAGAAAGTACTTCGAATCCAAGGGAGTTGATTTGATgagtttcaacaagaaagaaagagaCGATAAAGTCatcttggtgaagaactttTCATTTGGAACCactcttcaagaacttggagaaatGTTCTCTCAGTACGGAGAAGTTAAGAGAATGCTTATGCCTCCTGCTGGGACCATAGCTATTGTAGAATTCCGTGATGCCCCAAGTGCAAGAAGCGCTTTCACCAAATTAGCATACAAAAGGTCAGGAAAAAGCATtttgtacttggaaaaaggACCTAAAGACTTATTCACTCGTGAGGCCACTGAACAAGAGGCTGTGGAAGTCAAGGAAGAGTCAACTGCAGTGGAAGCCAAAGTCTCTGCTAAGGACATTCTCATGGAAGAAACCAAGCCCCAAGACGACGAAGAAGTGGTAGCTGAAACCGACGGACCAACAGTCTCTGTGTTTgtgaaaaacttgaacttctccaccaccactgaacAGTTGGCaaagattttcaagtctttaCCTGGTTTCGCAGTTGCTCTAGTCAAAACTAAACCCGATGCAAAGAACCCAAATTCGACCTTAAGTATGGGGTTCGGGTTTGTCGAGTTCagaaccaaagaagatgcCAACAAAGCTATTTCTCTTATGGATGGCCATGTTTTGGACGGGCACAAGTTGCAATTGAAGTTGTCCAACAGAACTGGTGCTACTTCTGGCAAAAAGACCAAAGGTGGAAAGAAATCTACCAAGATTattatcaagaatttgCCATTTGAAGCCACCAGAAAAGATATCATTGAGTTGTTTGGGGCCTTTGGACAGATCAAGTCTGCTAGAGttcccaagaagtttgacCGGTCTGCCAGAGGatttgcatttgtggagTTTAGCTTATTGAAAGAGGCAGAGAATGCCATGAACCAGTTGGAAGGAGTCCATTTACTTGGTAGaagattggtgatggaCTATGCTGAGAAGGCAGCCGAAGATGCTGATGCCGAGATCGAAAGAATGACATCTAAGGTCAAACAGCAGTATGCCACACAACAGTTGGCTGCTCAAAGATTAGCCGGACAGGGAAAGAAGTTGGACCTTGACGAAGACGAAGCTTCTGA AGGAGTACAAGGAGCTAAATACCACCGTGACCTGGACAATTTCTGGGCCAATAAAGATTTTAAAGGTTATGGTGAGTTTTGGTTCAACAGGGACATGAATAAATACCATAACTACCGGGGCTACAAAAACCCCAGCGATGGAGATGGCAAGAGGCATTGGGGAGTTCATGAGTCAGATGAATCTGCGGGCTCTGGAAATCACTGGAGAACCCGTGAAAACTATCCCTACAGTTTCCGTGGTTATGGATACGAAAACCACTGGGCAGAAAGGGGCGGTGGGTTCGTTTGGGGGACAAAAggaggttttggaagacaCTGGGGACAAGGTACTCACAAATTTGGAAATCACTGTGATTTCTGGAACCGCTGGTTGTTTCGGGCCCAGAATAGAGCGTACAGACACTCGGCACATAGAGGAAACAGCTTACACGGGTCGAAAATGATGAGACTCTTTGGACGCTTCAGTCCATCTCGTGGATTGAGACTactcaagttcaaacacCAGCGGAGGCAACAAAGGAGAGATAGTAGTACCTGGAGCCGGTACAATAAGCACTACGGAAACTCAAACTGGGATAGATTGAAAGGGCCAGCTCTTTTCACGCTTGCGTTCTGCGTGGGCACCACTTTGGGGGTTCcgttgttgatgaaattcaCTCCGCTTGGAATCCTCACGAGAAATCCTCTGTGGTTGATCTACTCGATAATTGCTGCAAATGGGTTGGTGTTCTTAATGTGGAAAAACCCCAACTTTATCACCTTCATGTCTAGATACGGTTTGCTTGTTAAAGATAAGATGTACTCGAACTGGTCATTGTTGGGGTCAGCCTTCTCACATCAGAGCTTCATGCATATCTTTGTCAATATGTTTGTTCTCCAATCTTTCGGAACCAGTTTATGTGCAATGTTGGGTGCTACTAACTTTCTTGTCATGTACCTTAATTCTGCTGTCATTGCTTCATTTGTTTCAATCCTTGTACCGACTTTGATGAGAACATCTTTGGCGGTCGGATCATTGGGTGCTTCGGGTGCAGTTTTCAGTGTAGTTGGTGCATTTTCTTatttgattccaaaagCCCCAATTGCCCTCTTTTTCATTCCGGTTCCAGGCGGCGCTTGGTTCGCCTTCTTGGGTGCTATAGCATACAATGCTGCAGGGCTTTTCTTCAGATGGGGTGCGTATGACTATGCGGCCCATTTGGGAGGATCCATGGCAGGTGTGGCTTATGGCTGGTATTacaccaagaaaatgagAGAACAAAGAGCTCGAGCCAGAACCATTCGTCCACGGGGATTTTAA